CCGCTCGTGCGCGCCCTTGAGGTCGGGGCCGACGCGAGCGCCCTTGCCGATGCTGTGGCAGGAGCCGCACTTTTCCGCGAACAGCTCCTCCATCGGTCCCTGCTCGGCGGACGCCGCGGCGGGTGCCGCCCCTTCGCTGGCGGCCGGCGCCGCTTCGCCGGTCGCCTCCGCTTCGGCTTCGGGCTGTGCGGCTGCGCCGGCGTCCGCAGCCTGTCCTGCGGTCGCCTCGTCGCCCGCCGCCGGCGCGGCCGTCTCGCCCGGCTCGCCCGCCGGCGCCGCCTCGTCGGCGGCCGACCCGGACGGTGCGGGATCTTGCTGCTGCGCAAACGCCAGCGCGCTCGCGCACACAATCGATACGATCAGCGTGGCTCTCACGCCGGCGCGTCACAGCAACCTCCGTACCGACCCGGTACGGCGCGCCGAGGCCGATTCGCACCCTCTCACGAATGAGAGTCGTCGGTCGCCCGATTCTCAGTTTTGAGAGAGTGGCGCTCGAGCCGGCGGTACAGCGTCGCCGGCGAGATGCCGAGTTCGCGCGCGGCGCGCTCGCGGTTGCCGTCGCACAACCGCAACACCATCGCGATGTAGCCTCGCTCGAACCGGTCGATCGCATCCTGCAACGTGAGCCGCGGCGCCGACGCCTCGGCCACATCGGGGGGCAGATGCTCCACGTCGATCACGCCCTCGTCGCACAACATGCGGGCGCGCTCGAGCACGTTGCGCAGCTCGCGCACGTTGCCGGGCCACCGGTGGCGGCACAGCGCTCGCATGGCCTCCGCGGAGACGGTCGTTGCGGATCCGCGCGCGTCGCGCCTTAGCAACTCTTGGACCAACAACGGGATGTCGTCCGGCCTCTCCCGCAGGGGCGGGATCGAAACGCGCAAAACATTCATGCGGTAGTACAGGTCTGCTCGAAATTTTCGCGATTCCACGAGTTCGCCGAGGTCGTGGCGTGTGGCCGCGATGACGCGCGCCTCGATTGGCACCGCGTGGTCGCTCCCGAGCGGCTTGACCTCCCCCGACTCGAGTGCCCGCAGCAGCGCGCCCTGCGCCGCATCGGGCAGGTCGGCGATCTCGTCGATGAAGACCGTTCCGCGCCCCGCCGACCGCAGCAGGCCGTCGCGAGACCGGGTCGCGCCGGTGAACGCTCCGCGCTCGTAGCCGAACAGCTCGCTCTCGATCATCGCGTCGGGAATCGTCGCCAGCTGCGCGACGAGGAACGGCTCGTCGCCGCCGCCCGCGGCGTGGATGGCTCGGGCGACCACCTCCTTGCCGACGCCGGTCTCGCCGTCGATCAGCACCGGAGCACGCGACGCGGCCGCGCGGTCCACCCACGCCTGCACCTCGCGCATCGCCGCCGATTCCGCGACCAGCCGGGGCACGCGCTGCTGCGCCGACAACGCGCGCCGCAACCGCGCGTTCTCCGCCACCAGCTCGCGCTGGCGAATGAGGTTCGCGACCTTGCGCCCGACGTCGTCGAGCAGCAGCGGCTTGAGAAGATAGTCGTGCGCACCGATGCGAAGCGCCTCGATCGCCGAGTCGACCGACGCATACGCCGTGATGAGCAACACGCCGAGATCGGGGTCGCGCGCCACCGCACGGCGAATCACCTCGAGCCCGTCGATACCGGGCAATCGCAGGTCGGTGATCACTACGGAGTAGCGCGCGGCGCTCAGCGCGGAGTCGGCCTCCTCGCCGCTCGCGGCGGCGTCGACCGCGTAGCCGCACCGTTTGAGGTAGCGAACGAGCGGGTCGCGCTGCGCGCGCTCGTCCTCCACGACCAGGATCCGGGCCGCATCCATCAATGCACCGTA
The DNA window shown above is from Deltaproteobacteria bacterium and carries:
- a CDS encoding sigma-54-dependent Fis family transcriptional regulator — protein: MDAARILVVEDERAQRDPLVRYLKRCGYAVDAAASGEEADSALSAARYSVVITDLRLPGIDGLEVIRRAVARDPDLGVLLITAYASVDSAIEALRIGAHDYLLKPLLLDDVGRKVANLIRQRELVAENARLRRALSAQQRVPRLVAESAAMREVQAWVDRAAASRAPVLIDGETGVGKEVVARAIHAAGGGDEPFLVAQLATIPDAMIESELFGYERGAFTGATRSRDGLLRSAGRGTVFIDEIADLPDAAQGALLRALESGEVKPLGSDHAVPIEARVIAATRHDLGELVESRKFRADLYYRMNVLRVSIPPLRERPDDIPLLVQELLRRDARGSATTVSAEAMRALCRHRWPGNVRELRNVLERARMLCDEGVIDVEHLPPDVAEASAPRLTLQDAIDRFERGYIAMVLRLCDGNRERAARELGISPATLYRRLERHSLKTENRATDDSHS